The Deltaproteobacteria bacterium sequence TGTGCTTGATATTGTCAGTGCAACAATTTATTTTCCGGCGATGGTTTCCGAGAATTCGCCCCGATATGACGCAACTGCATTCCCGCCATTCGCGGTCACCGCGGACGTGTCGCTGTTCACCATCAGGGACGGTGCGCTCCAGGTGTTGCTGATCGAGCGGGGCGGAGAACCCTATCGCGGCGCCTGGGCCTTGCCCGGCGGCTTCGTGCGCCCGAACGAGAACCTGAAGGACGCCGCAGCCCGGGAGCTTGCGGAGGAGACCGGTCTCGCCTGGGGAGCGTGGCATCTGGAGCAGCTTGCCGCCTATGGCGCTCCGGACCGGGACCCGCGCATGCGTGTGGTCACCGTCGCCTTTTGGGCGGTCTGCGCCGAGGTGCCGACTCCCCGGGGCGGCGGGGACGCCGCCAGGGCCGACCTCGTGCCGATGGCGCGCATCGAGAGCGGCGCCGTCCGTCTCGCCTTCGACCACGAGCGGATCGTCAGGGACGCCGTGGAGCGCATTCGGTCCAGTCTGGAGCACACCGCCCTAGCCGCCTGGTTTTGTTCGCCGGAGTTCACGATCCGGGAACTCAGGCGGGTTTATGAAGCGGTCTGGGGCGCCCCGCTCGATCCAGGCAATTTCCAGCGTTATGTGCGCGAGAGCGGAGCCTACGAGCAGCGCGCCGCGCTGCCCTCGCGGGTGAACTTCGACAGGCAGGTGGACCTCAACATGCTGCCCGAACGGGGCCGGCCCGCGTCGCTGTGGGCGGCGAGGCAGACGGAGGACGGCTTTCCGGCCGCGGCGACGCGAACGCTTGCAAGGCCTGGGCGTTCGTCTCGGGCAGGCGCTTCAACTCCGGCCGGCAACCGGTGAAACAAGGTCGAGCTCGGTCAGGCTTCATGCGTCCTTTCCATGTGGAGTCGGCGCCGGTCGCCTTCCCCGTCGGGGTTGAGGTCGCGTGCCGCCTTGCTCGCGCGGCGTGACACGGCAATCAAGTCATGCATAGCGGGTAAGCCACCAGTCGCTGGCTCACCGCCTGATTCCGGCCATCAGAAAAGAACTACTATTGAGTTCATTAGGTAGCGTTCGTAATCGTCTACAGTACCTGCGTCTCAAAAAACACCGTGTTCGGATCGCTGTTGTCGACAAGCAGGGAACGAAGCGGGGCAACAATATTCTTCTCAATATCTTCCCGGCGCTCTATCGAGCATAGCTGCAACACAAAGAACCAACTGCGGAGACTCCACCTGTCTCCATCTTCACCATTCCATGTCCACAGTTTCGGATCTTTCTCCGTTGGTGGATGAATTTCCCCGTCCGGGTACCATGTCGGTGCCCCCAGACAGTCCAAAGCCATATCGTCGCACCAATAGTCATTTCCGGGGCAGAACCCCACATAGATCAAGGGCTGTTTCGCGTGCTCCCAAAGATTGTCTTGGTCGGTCACTTCCCGCCAAAGCTCCACGCCAACCGTCAAATTCCCTGGGCCACGTTGGCGTCCTTTACCTCTTGGTATCCTCCGCAACGAATATCGCATATAAGACGCATACCAGCACCAGCCGTTTGGTGTTACCAAGCTAGCGACTTCTGTCGAGTTGTGAAATCCCCAACAATCTTGACCCGAGATTTCGTTTTCGATGACTTGGAAAAACGATGCGAGGGAAGCATCAAGCGCCTGCATATTGGCAATGGTGTTCCATACAGTCATGCCGCGTTTCCGTTTCCTTCATTAAACAACCAGTTGAGCAACCCTACTTCAAGAAGAGCAGGCGTGGTGTAGGCTTCGAATCGCCACTGCATAAGGCGAACAGGCTTGAGCCGGTCGCAAGGGAACCCATCGAACGCGGTAATTCCTTGGCGCACAAGAAAGGCGACAACGTCTTGCCGCCATGTCTCGATGGGGCCGTGAAGGCATCGCAGCCCCGCCAACCGAGCAGCGACCTCGTACCAAGGCAGCACAAAAAGGCGACCGTCCCATTCGATGCCTTGTTCTCGCGCCGCGTCCATTTGTTCCTTTATGGCAACATCATCTCGGCGCGGTTGGCTACCCAGCAAAACGTGTTTGGAACAATTTCGGACCTCTGCGCCGTGGTTGTCGCCGACGGTAACGAATCGCCATTGGTCGAGAAGTTGGTTCTTCTGGAGGCCGGAGTTCCACTTTGTTTCGACGAGTATCGTCCCAAGCAACACATCGCCGTTCCAAGCCACTACGTGGACATCCGGCTCGACATGATGGCCTTCTCCCTCGGTTCGGGAGAAATGCGGCCAGAATCGAATGCAGACATTGGTCGGTTCCCGACCTGAATTCTGAGCACGATCCGAATGGCCCAAGAGTATCAGACATGCTTGCCAAGCCTGCCTCGGCCCCATATAGCGCAACGGTCCGAAGATGCAGGCTGTCAGTTCATCTTCGTAGAGCTCTGCGCTTCGCCGCTTATTTCGGATCCAGTCCTGCATTGTGGCAAATTATACTCACCCATGATGCTTCGCAAGCCTTTCTCTCAGCGCCGCGAGCCGACACCGCAGTTGCGTGGCGCCTCTGCAGAGCCGCTATCGCCGCAAGTTGACGAGGCGTCAGTACACGTCGTCGAGGCCGCCGGCCGCGAAGCACACAGGGCGGTCGTGTCGCGCACGAACATGGCCGCGTTGTATGCCGGCGACATCGACGAATCAATAAAACAAAGCTCAACCCGCAAGAATGTGTCACTACATTTTTCTCAACCCACCCTAGGGCACTGAATCGACCGGCGGCACGGAAGTTGTGTTTGTGGGAGCCTGATACCGAGCGAAGTGGGACGGAACGAACAGGCACGGTCCGGACGACGGGTGGCAGCGCCCGCTCCCGTACGGGGCGGGCGCTTCACCTGCCATTGGTCGTCGACGCCAATTCCTTCACGATCGCGGCGCATGACGATGAACGCCGCTCGACAGCGGTCGGGAACCCCGGAAACGATCGCGTTCCGGAAACCGCCAAGGTGACTGTGCCGGCCGGAACGTTAGACGACTGTCGGGTGGTCTGCCCCGACGACTAAATGTGCAGGGAGTGGTATTTTGCGCCGGGTTGGGCACGAGTGTTGTTTCTTCCGGGTGCCAGATTGGGCAGTCGTGGACGACGCCATATCA is a genomic window containing:
- a CDS encoding NUDIX domain-containing protein produces the protein MVSENSPRYDATAFPPFAVTADVSLFTIRDGALQVLLIERGGEPYRGAWALPGGFVRPNENLKDAAARELAEETGLAWGAWHLEQLAAYGAPDRDPRMRVVTVAFWAVCAEVPTPRGGGDAARADLVPMARIESGAVRLAFDHERIVRDAVERIRSSLEHTALAAWFCSPEFTIRELRRVYEAVWGAPLDPGNFQRYVRESGAYEQRAALPSRVNFDRQVDLNMLPERGRPASLWAARQTEDGFPAAATRTLARPGRSSRAGASTPAGNR